The sequence below is a genomic window from Equus caballus isolate H_3958 breed thoroughbred chromosome 11, TB-T2T, whole genome shotgun sequence.
ACCTCCTGATGACCCCTTATCAGGCTGTCCACTAAAGCTGGGAGTGCTgacaggaggtggggctggggcacTGGTCAGGATACTCTGCTTTGGCTTTTTGGCTGGCATCTGGGGATCAATCTTTAACCCCTTCAGGGCCTCAGTAGAGAGATTACGTTTGAGTACAGCTGCCTTTTTGTAGCCATCATATAAACCAAAGGCAATGTCTCGATTGGTGGTCGTCCAGGAAGCCCGTAAATCTACCAAGTGCAGCTGGTGTGTGTGAAAGGCAGGATCCCCGACCCGAGTAGAGAGCTCCTAGGAAACAGGAAAAGAACCTCAGGGCAGCATGGAAATTCCCACCATTCCTCCTGGGCCATAaatgcagagagaagaaaacaagccTATTGAATAAGAAACCTGTTCTGGGGGAGACAAGAAAACGCTGGAGAAGGAAAAACTAAGTGGTCTTAGTGTGTGCATTTGATTACACTCTGACTATACCCACTGTATTTTAAATGACTCAGAATTACAACTTAAAATAACTTCcttaattgggggaaaaaaacaccaaataaGGTTCTAGGAAAAAAGTTTTACTCTATTTCCTGAAGGGCAAGAGACtatctttagaaagaaagaaaagaaattttgaaaaagaggaatGCTGATACAGCTGATACAAGTGAGTGCATCATAAACTAATGACATACATGCTTGGAATATAATTAGGAATGTTACCAGGAACTTAGCCTGAAACCTActactatggactgaattgtgtcccccccaattCCTATGTTGAGGCCATATTccacaatgtgatggtatttggagatggggcctttaacgAGGTAATTACGTTTTGATGAGGTCAAGAGGGTGAGGCcctcatgatggaattagtgtactcctaagaagagacaccagagagcttactctctctctcttttcccaccatgtaaggacacagagaaaaggccgCCATCtaccagccaggaagagagccctcaccagaacctgacaatgctggcaccctgatcttaaacttcccagcctccagaactgtgagaaagaaatttctgttgtttaagccacccagtctgtggtattttgttatggtagcatGAGCAAACTAAGACATCCACTGATAGAAATGAGATAATAAAGAGACTGTGTCAGGCAGTACCTCCTCAGCCATGCGACTGCTGTGCCGTTGGTAGGTGAGGGACGACAGGCTCAGTAGGTGGGTCTTTGTTACCAAAGGATCAAGGCAGTGATCAGCATTCTCTTCAGTGGGCGAGGCCATCAAGTGAACAGTCACCTGACTTAAGTCACTAACCATCTGGGTCACACTCCAGTCAGAGATGAGGCGCCGCATTACTGTGCCCGCTGAGAAAAGGAGGCATTCAGAGTCTGTGCAGACCAGTACAGAAGAATAGTATgggacagaaagagaggaagggaaaggaactgAGGGGAAAAGGACAAAGAATAGGCCAGGAGAAATGAAGGGAGTCTGACCTTACCTTGAGGTATAAGCCGCTGAGTTCCCCGAGTAAAGACATGGCCCTGACTGCACTCAATCTGGATGCCCCGTTGCTGGGCGAATGAGGCCCAATAATGCACCTGGCAACAAGACAGTATAACAATGAATGAAGGATGGCATGAGAAAGACAGATGGAGACCTAATAAGAGAAGACAAGAAAACTAGGGAAGGGGAACAGAACTGAAGATGTCAGCAGGGTCATCAGAGCCTGACCTGCAACTGGGGAAAGAGTGCAGTATAGGAAAGCTGCTTGTAGTGCTGGCCAAGTTTCTTCTTGCTGGGTTTCAGGTTATTGAAGAGCTTTCCCCTGCAGATAGGCCTTGTGACACTAGTCCAAGTTGCCCAAAAGTTTTGCATCCAGCGCAGGGTACTACTATATAGCAGAATTCGGGGCTGGGATATTGCTGCAAAGGAAAGGATAGACATTTCCTACCTGTAGTTAAAACATAGAGATGAAACTAAATCCTTCCCTAGCTTCAGGTTTTAGAGGTTTAAAAACCCAAACAGTACTCAGCCTCACACTCAAAGGAGAGGGGTCCAACACCCTCTCCTTTCAAAGATCCAAGCTCTTTGCTTTCACTAACCCTCTCCAAAAAAAAGGTCTAACCCAAGTCTTCCTTTGCCCTTTCCCTATCCCTTCCCCAGGGGGTCAAGCTGAAGTCCTCAGTGTCTAAGCCCATCCTCCCAGTCCTTCCTCCCCCTTGCCCCAAACCCAAGCCTCACTCCCGCTGTGCTGAGTCAGATCCATCTTGATGGAGAGATTGAGGTTCTCAGAGCGGAAGGCCCGGTAGGAGTCATGGAGCTGGCCCAATGGCACCTCAGGCAGGAATTCTGGGGCCCGCAGAGTGACACCATGGTGATCATAGGGGTTCCCATGGCATAGCCACTGCAGATCCAGTGTCATGCAGAGGTCAGGCAGGTGAAGGAAGCAGCAGTCGTCATACCTGCCTCACAAGAGAGCCCCAGGGCTCAGTGCCCTGGTTATTTGCAGCCCCTTggctcttcccctctccttccacccTGAGTCCCTCACCCTGTTAAGGTCCCACCCATCAATCCACTCACTTAGAGGCTGTTCTCACGTTGACATCCAAGTCACCCTTGAACACAAACTGACCCGGTttccaatgaaaagacaagtgGCTCCACTCCCagtgcatattttcagttgtgttgTAAGGATCCTATAACCACCCACAAGAACTTGGTGAGATATGGATAAGAGTATCACCCTCATCTTCCAAATCAGtacatttctttcttcccctaTGTGCTGTACAAGCCCCAACCATACCACCctaataagaaaacaactcctCTAGGCACCTCACCTCAGTAGCCAGCTGGTGCAGGTTTGCCTGTTCAATGTCCATATGCCAGTCCCCATGGAACAGAAGACGGCTCTTGTCCCACCAGGGCAAGGGTGGGCTGGGGTCAGCTGAGGGCTTGGTCAAGAGGTCCACAGATTGGCCAATCAGTGTCCAGGCTGGATCCCAGCATGGGCCCCACACCACTGTGTACTGGAAGATTTCCGCTGGGGTAGATAGGCAAAGGGTACACCTTGTTACACAACTTCATCCCTCTTCTTCCTTCACTCCAGAAGGGCCTCAGCTCATCTCCCAACCCAGCCATCACAAACATGTCTTAGCCAAACCAACTGCCCTCCTCTACTCACAGTGGAAGTCGTGGTAGAACTTGAGTGGGGGCATGTTCCTCTCTACTGCCACGTTACCCCATGGAAGCCCCAAATGCAGGATTTGACGCCGACGGGAACAAGGCTGACCGCTCTGCTCGGTGCCCACAAGTCTACCCATCAGCCGCCAGTCATGGATCTCAAACAGGTACCGGGGATAGTCTCTTATCCGAACTGTGATTATAGGGAGGATACACACTGGCTATTCAAGGGACTATCTCAGCACTCTCAGGCATTCTTCTCCCTGCCACTATTTTTACCCATCTGTTTCACAAAGTCAATGAGAGAATAAGAAGGAGCAGTTGGCAGCAAAGCTGAAAAGGGGCATGGAGACACTGAGCAGATGGTGAGGGGACTAACACTGAGATCCAAGTGTTAGTTGTGTTAGTTGTCCCTTTATATTAGCCAACCAGTTTCAGTATGAAATTCAGGAACAGAAAAACGGGAAGAGGAGCCTACCCATCCCACTCTACCCACCCAAAAACAGCCACACTTCCCGATATAACCAAGCTCCTCTGTGATCACTCCAAGAGCTCCCTGGATCTCTGAGGACAAACACCAGGCCCTGCAAATAAGGAAGTACTACTTACCCAGAAACGTCTTGACACTGCACTTAAGCATACGACACCAGTGAATGACAAGATCTACTCCCTCAGCAGGAAAAGGACTCCCTGGATCAAGCTCTCGAACCTGCTCTACCACACGTTCAGGCCCGTGGAAAGAGGCATCTGCCAGAGCCACCAGCTCTAGTCCTACCAGGCTCCAAGTGAGCAGTGCCCGGCGCATGGGTGTGTTGCCATAGAGACGACGGGAGCGCTGGATGTAGATTTCAATGTTTTTGTGTTCCAGAGAGGCATAGAGCTCCTCAATTTTGCGGGCTGGCAGTAACTCCCCATGTTGCTTCCGAAGGGCAGCCACTTTGGCATCCAGCAGCTGCAGCCTTTTGGCACTCTCCTTACTTTCATCCTTCATCAGTTCATAGTTATCACGAAGTTTTACCTCAAAAATGTCATCCAGGAAAACCCATGAGAAGTGCTGAACCTTCAAGAGTAGATCAGGTGGGAGTGGGGCAAGGCTTGGAGACGCCTGAGCACGAGTTCCTTGATGCAGCCCCTTCAGCCATTTCTGAACTCCCACAGCCTCGTCCAGAGTTCGAGAGAAATCATACTGATAAGGGAACTCCACTGACAGTGAGCCCAGAGAGAGGAGCCAAACACGGTTCCGGAGGGTCTGCAGCACAGGGAAGGGGTTCCGATGGAGGATCATCTCCTCCAGCTCAGGTAACAGCTGCAACTCTACCTCCTTGAAGTTGAAGATACTGTTGCCATCAAAGCCAGCAGCCAGCTCTGGGCAGTAAGCCTGCAGTGAACCCCCGTGCCGGCTCAAAGACACACTCTCAGCAGCCAAGGTAATGAACTTGTCCTCAGCTACAAAAGCTGTCAGCTTGGCTGTGCTCACCTCTAGTGCCAGGTTCAGCAGCCGCTTTGGGGGAGATGGCTCAGGGAGACGGCCTTCTGGCTCAGAAGTGGTCCCTGGAGTCTCTAGTGCAAGGGGTGGAACAGTCTTGGGAAACAGAGTGGCTCTTAGTAGGTCTCGACACTGCAAGGTGGCCAGGATGTGCTGGTACAGGTACATGTGATCTGGGGGGCTCCAGAGTAAGGTCAGCCCTGTACCACACTGAAcctttaaaaaacaagagaaaaggatCTATCAGTTACCACAACCCAGAACAGGAGAGATGGCAGGGATTTTTATACATGCACACCTGGCTCAAGAACCGTCTCCACCCAGAAGTCTTTCCTGAGTAACCATATTAATTGCCCCCTTTCCTTATTCCCCTCAGCACCAATATGCTGAGCTAACAGTTCTTACTTATCTTACACTTAAGAGCACTTACACTTTTTAAGTTTGCCTCAACTGGATTCTGAATTGAGAGCAGAGGCCACATGTTTTAATTTGGCATCTACAATAATACTTCCAAAGTATACAGCATGTGCTCAATAAACCATTTGGCTTTGTTTCTGCTCATAAGTTCTGTCTATAGCAGCCACACTCTGTATAATAACCACTGCAACAATCAATTTGAAAATGTTGCACACATTGATTGCATCTTGACTTaattctcttttttacttttattttttttgaggaagattagccctgagctaacattggctgccagtcctcctctttttgctgaggaagactggggctgagctaacatcatgcccatcttcctctactttatatgtgggacgcctaccacagcatggcttgccaaacggtgccatgtctgcacacgggatcccaaccagcaaaccccaggccgccgatgtggagcatgcgaacttgaccgctgtgccaccaggccggccccttgactTAATTCTTAAGAAGTATAAAAAGTTCTGACTACAAGTCCATACAGCAATTGACTTATGTGAAAGTATGCCTCAAAGAAGGgagtagaggggccggcccggtggcgcggcagttaagttcgcacgttctgcttctcggtggcccggggtttgctggttcagatccagggtgcggacatggcactgcttggcatgccatgctgtggtaggcgtcccacatgtggagtagaggaagatgggcatggatgttggctcagggccaggcttcctcagcaaaaaaggaggaggactggcagtagttagctcagggctaatcttcctcaaaaaaaaaaattaagaaataaaaatataaataaagaaagaaaattaaattggttataaaaaaaaagagaagggagtaGTGTTTGTCAGCTTGTAAAACAAAGTCAGTTCTGAATAGCTAAGCAGACAGGGAAAATTTAAATTCAAGGACAGAAAAATTCATTTGAGTTTCAGCCTCTGAAAAGGAAACTCAAGCTTCCAAAGGAAGTTGAAGTCTGACAAACAGGAAGATATCCTACTCTCCTCCTAAGAGGGTCCCATGTCCATTTGCTACCCTGAGATGGAAAGCCTCTGAAAACTTGCCCGTGCCTCCATCTTCAGATCCCTTCTAGCCTTTTGATGAGCTGAGTGCTTCAGCAAAATGACATCAGATCACGATCTTTAACAAGTCCCTTATTTTTCAGTGATATGCACTGAAACATTAACAGTTGAAATTACACGTCTGGtatctgctttaaaataatccgagaggggccagccccgcgcactttgcttcagcagcccagggttcaacagttcagatcctgggcgcagacctaggaccgctcatcaagccatgctgtggcagcatcccacatagaagaactagaatgacctacaactagatatacaacaatgtactggggctttgaggagaataagaaaaaaagaggaagactggcaacagatgttagctcagggccaatcttcctcaccaaaaagcatatcAAAAAAATTAATCCCAGAGTGAGAGGCAGGGGTGATTGGTGGGAATACAACTGAAACAAGTTGGTCATAAACTGGTAATTATTGAGGCTGGGTATGGATACATGAAAGTTCATATGCTCTTTCtagttttgtatatattttaaattccgtaataaaactaagttaaaaatgcacagaacaagccaggaaaaaaaagaataccaggTATCATATTTCTCACAGATGAGTTTCACAACACAACTCAAAAGACTGGGAAATGCTCTAAGCATAGGGAAAAACCAATCTGACTCTACCTCCCGATAGAAGCATTACCTCTAGAGAGCGGATGCTGCTGTGATAGGTGATGGAGAGCATGGAGAGGCTGAGCACTGGAGTGGGGATATCAGGAGCCTTGCAACAGGGCTGCATCTTCTCTGTGACTGACTTCACCAGTGCAAGCACAAGTCCCTGAATACCCACAGTGGAGGTTTCAGCACTTCCCAGAACAGTCAGTGTGTCCAGTCGGACCTCTGAAGCACCTAAGATCCAGAAGCCATGTCAGCCTTGGTTTTCAGCTCTCACATGGCAACTTCAGTCCTCAGtctcctttcttatttccttcactCTACTTTATTCCTCACACCTCCATAAGTTCATTCCTCGTGTTTTAGGGAAatttttcctttcccctcttAACCTACCAGATCTGGCAAGGCCAAAAAAGTTCCCTAACTCCTAAAAATTGCCCAGAGATGTATCAGTTACTCTTTGGAACtaaacacagaaagaaattttaaaaactacatgcATCTCATTTTCTTGATCTGACATCAACCTGTCTTTTTCTTACGCATCTTAATACTTACCTCTTATAAGCCCTTAAGAAATAGCTATGCAAGACCTTCCAACATCTCATGCCtctaatttggaaaattttcagataATCAGTTTCATTAAATGAGAAGGAGCTGACTGAACCACCATAACAAGCTTAGGTTACAAAGTACCCACTTCAGTAGAGACTCCCCGTCTCACTTACCAACCAGGGCAGAAAGGGTAAACAAGTTCATGTCCTCCACTTTCAAGTCCACCTTCCACAGTAATGACACAGATTCCCCCAAAGAAGACTCCCTAGAGACAGCTGACTTCCCAGATTGTGGGCCCATCAAGAATAAGATCCGAGAGAGACACTGGGCACAGGTGTCTGATGCTTCTACCTGCAGCCCTCGGATGGTACAATCAAGAAAGAGGGTATCTGACTGGGTGCTGGACAGCCCCAGAGGCTGGTTATAGCTACCCtagaaaagaagcaaaggaaCCCCATTAGGAGCACACAGACACATAGTTCTGTAACGCCCTGATGTATCACCTGCTGCCAAAAAGGTGCTCAGTGCTCTCAAGCATGGCAGGATGAAGAAACTGCATGGGCCCCTGCTCACCAAAGTTCCCACTTACCTGTAGTGTGAAGGAGTCCAGGACAAGCGCCTCACCCCAAACATGCATATTAGGTGGGTGGGGTGCCCGCTGAATGTGGGAGTCACTGCCCACCCGCCAGCAGAGGTGGTCCACAGTTAGGACGCCCCGCTGATGGATACTTTGTGGCCTCAGGTGCTGGTAATCTAAACAAagaaggtgagagagaggagTTCTATGGAGCACTGTAGCTACCAATTGGGCCCAGCTCCACTAATGGACAGATTCTTGTTCCTTTTCCATTCCCGAGTCTTACCTAGACAGATGGAATTGAATCCCAAGGCAAAGGGCGGTGTATCTCCAAGCTGAATGGAAATGTTGACATTGGAGATGGACGTGCTAAAGATGATGGGAGCCAGGATTTGGGGGAAAGTTCTACATAGGGACAAGATATCACTGTTTGATAAGGAAAGAATTGCAGCTTCCTATAACGAAATAGATTCTTGAAGCTCTCAAAAGTCAGAGTGAGTCTTGCTGTGATTCTTAGAATGGGATGcaactagaaaataaaagactgaaCTCATCAGTTCACTGTAACTCCCAATGGTAATCTGTAGGAATGCCAGAAAgatattaggttgaaccatatgaaattgccatttcaTAGGTCAAATACGGTGAACATCAGCATATCATATGATTCAACCTAATACAAGAAGGTGCATCCTTCCAAACTATTAACCTTAAGTTCTCTGTGACACAATGCAAGCCCTATACAAAGAGAGATATGGCACTGCTGATATGACCTGTCACCTTATAATCTAAGGCAGACAAGGTATTGTTTATCATTTAAgttcagttcaacaaacatttattttgtataataaggcactgtgctgggcagtgAGGACATAAAAACAAAGAGGATATCATCATATTGTCAAAAGAGTCTAGTCTAATGGAGAAGGTATATAAAATAGGAGTGCTACTGAGTCAAGGCTACTGAAACTGAGATTTAGGAagattaaatatatgtttaacatAAGATCTCACTTTAAACCAAAAGAATCCTAGAGAATCTACCTGATAAGATGGTGGCTGAAAAACACTATACTgaccttttttccctttgtttaaaAACAGATGAACTAGAAGCTTGGGTCTCCAGTGCTACCATGTGCAGCCAGTGAGAGAATTCCTGGTGCCGGTAATGAATAATACAAGTGTTCAGAACCAGGGAGGCTGAGAGGTCAATGGTGGTCACCTGGAAATGAGAACAACAGAACTGTGGGCTTGGGTTTTATTTCATTAGCTCATAATGCAACGATGTAGGGAGAGAGCAAAGAAAGGAATGATTCTTGGTAGCACAGTCATCATACCTGCACACTGGCCTTGAGGGAGTTGAGGCAGACAATGCGCTGACGGCTCTGAGACAGCAACAATCCATCTGTAAGGGCAGAGGGCAGATCAGAGGAGAACACTGGGAGGGCAAAAGGTAAAACTAGGAGAGGGTCAGAGGCAGGCAAGGAAATGAACAGACTCTCACTAACACTCATGAGTTGAGGCTACCTTCTCTCAGTatgttccctcctccccctccccaggtaCACTGATATTAACTTAAGAAGATCATGTGGAGCATGGGGAAAAAGAGTCTGGTCATCCCATTGTCTCTCAGTACCAGTATACCCCCCCTTGAACCTTTCAGGAGGAGTTCAGTGCTCATCTGTGCCATATCAGAATTTGCTGTGAAGCTTCGAAGGGGCAGCTGATCCTCATCACGGTGGTACAGGAAATGCAGCAACTTCAGCGTCCAATTCAGGTGCCTGGACCAGACACAGACATTGGCTCAGAAATACATGGAATGTTATTCTTACTCCCTTTCTTTCCACAGACAAGCTCAGTGCAGCTACTAGGCTGGTTATGGAGACTCAAGCATATGGGTCCAACTATCACTCTCCGCCCTTCTGTGACAGGAGAGATCTCACCTCTTTTGACTATTCATGGACAGCACCACGCTTGTGACCTCCATCTTCACTTGGACCTGGTCTGGCAGCTGCTGAAGGAGGTATAGGCCAGGGAGAGTTGGCTCAGCCAAGTTCTCTGTCTCCTCTGAAAACATGAATGAATAATACAAGAGCCATCAATCCTCAACAATCTCAAGTATCCCAAAATGCTGTCTCGTCTTTGGCCAAATCCTCCCACATAAAGTAGGCTAAGCAAATGCCCAATTTTATGCCATAAGGCAAATATCCCAGAGATCCAGGTACCTGCTGTACTTCCTTCCCCAGAGTCTAAAAAATGGTATGGGGAGCAGGTCAGTATAATGGAGAGAATATAGGGTTTAGAGCCAAATAATTTAAACTCCATTTTTACTactaactagctatgtgacctcagTCAAAATACCTATCTCATCTTcctaggcttcagtttcctcatttgtgaaacgCCAAGAATTTAGTGAGAGGAAACATAAAACACATAGTACAAGTCTAATTCATGATAAATACCCACTAAATGttacttctttcacttaccacaAGCAAATACCCTATCTCCTCTAGCTATCCTCAGGGGCAAAGGCCATGGTGATTAACAAATCATACCTAAATGAGCATTGAGACTATTATTTTTTCTACCCAAGAAGAGGGCAACCAGGAAGCTCACTGACTGGGGCTTTACCTGAACAGGGAATAGGCTTGGGTGCCAGGTTTGAGCCCTGGCGCAGCAGCTGACTATGGAAGAGCCCCTCATGCAGTTCAGCATGGAGTGTCCACACATCCACAGTGACCGCCTTCAGTTGCCAACTGTTGAGGCCCACCTCTAGACACAGCTTCAGGGCCAGTGAGAGCTCTGCTAGGCAGGTGTCCTCCTGCAGGGAGAATAAGCCTctaagatgtgtgtgtgtgcagggagtTTGGGGTCAAAATGCAATGGTCTGGAAAACTACCTTGAGGGAACCCCATAAGGACACAGAATCTACAATGTAACTCCTAAGCTCCTTCGTATCTTATGCCCAGAAAGAAACAAGACATCTGAATGACCATGGCATACTCACCAACTGGCCACTCTTTAGAACTTTGCTGTTGATCTGACTTAGGCTCACCTCACATTTTAGcctgggaaaggaaaaaattaagagcACTTGGCCCCTTTCCTCGCCATTTACTTTCAATCAAGCTTTGTTGGCTGGAAGGGACACGGCAAGCAGTAGTGCCTAATCTTACCTTTCCCTCAAATTGCCCAGAATGAGACCCTGACAGCTTGATAGGAAGGCCCTGACATCCACCCACCCTAAAACAACTATAAGGCAAGAACGGGACTACTAGACCCTCTTCTACCCAGTGTTTACCTTTTCCCATCACTATCCAAAAGAAAGCTGCTTTCTCTGATCTGAATATGCCACAAAGACTCAGAAGTAGCCACCTTAAGAACCATGATGTTTATAGAGTCTACGTGAATGGAGAATAGCTGGAAGGAAGAAGCAAAGATGAACAATAATTAACATCAAGGCACTGCCCTTCCTTTCCAGTGGAGAAAGAGTAAGAGGGAGCTCTTAGTATTACACCcccaaaatattagaaaaatccACCCATGACTCCAAAGCCAGCCATCCCTAGTACAGTCCAGGAAAGTGGGAGTAGTATCACCTGGCAGAAGATCTTCAATAACGATGGGCTAAAGGACAGCTCCTTTTGATGCGCCCCAGCACTCTGGGAGAATGGGGCAAAAAGGCCAGAAACCTTCTGTAGGTCCGTTCTAATACGCACTTCTCCAAAGCACAATGCCACATAGTGCCTGCCCAGAAGAGAAACCTTATTGCCACCGGGTCCACCCCTTCCATAACAGCATCATTCCCTCCCTCACATTCACTCTCCTATCCTCCCTAGAAATGTAGCTCAAATATCATAGAGGATTGTCTCATACTAGTTATCCATATCTGTCTCACAAGATAATAGCTTCCAGGCTACCAGGAGACATCAGCAAGAACCCACTTCCCTCCTTGGGCTGTGAGGCCTCTGTAGAAGAATCTCATTTTACAAACCCCAATCCCAAAATACTCCCCAAGGGAAGAGTGAGGATATAAGGTACTCACGGCAGATCATGGCTAAGGAGTTTGCTGGAAATCCACAGGCTATCAATTTCCTAAAACAGTGTGGGAGAAAGCTTTGTATACTAGCTGCTAGGTAAGCCTTGAGCAGCTTGACAAACCAGAAAAGGTtctaagaaaaggagaaagtgctGTAGCCCTTCCACCAAATATTCTCCATTCCATTTCCACCAGCTTCTCTCCCCAGCACTATATCCTGCTCCTCACGATGACATTAGTCGCTTAGTATTTCTCTTTTATGAATATGTTGCCCTGTTTCCCCTCTTAAATTAGAAGAGTAAGATCTTCTATTTCCTGTTATCTTAGTCCTGTACTTTACTTCTGTATCTTTCTTACATGCCCTGGACACTCTGTGCCTTACAAGCTTTTTTGacgggaggaagattggccttgagctaacatctgttgccaatcctctttttgcttgaggaagattgtcgctgagctaacatctgtgccagcctttctctatttttcatacgtgtgacaccaccacagcatgacttgaggagcagtgtgtaggtccatgcctgggatccgaacccgcagaccccaggccactgaagcagagcccaccaaacgtaaccactatgccaccgggctagccctGCAAGCATTTTTAACTGAACAACTTGCATCAATCCTAGTGTTCCCAAACTAATCTAAGATCATCTTGGCAAAGAGGTGGGTTAACTAGGAAAGCCacgcagaattttaaaaaaaggaaatccaaagTTGAAATTCAGCTGGATCAACCCCACACACATACCTAAGGAATTCCCCAGGACTCACCACTGTTTGCTGGTGCTGCTGAAACTTAAGACTAACATTCTGGATCCAAAAAAAGGAGCCAATCTTTAGCTCTGCCTGCAGCTTCCGCTGACACCACTTGGTGGCCAACCGGACCACAAGCCACCTGCAGAAAAATCCCTGTAAGTTCAAAGGATCCTCTCCCAATTATAGCTTCCCATACCCCTTGCAGATCCTAGAAAGCCTTGCAAAAGGTGACGTGCTGAAGCTGGATCTTCTGGGCAACTCTTCTGTCTCATAAAACACCTCTCTGTCACATACATTCAGCCACAGCGATCAGGACCCTAACCCCGGAGTGTCCCCTACACTCAGATGAAATCAAACTGAACACCACCTCAAATCTTTGGGAACCCCAAAGGTAGAGAGAAGAGACCCCAACAGGAGTCGAAGTACAGGCAGCCGTGTCAGATGTC
It includes:
- the KIAA0100 gene encoding bridge-like lipid transfer protein family member 2 isoform X4, producing the protein MPLFFSAVLALLLVALSALFLGRWLVVRLATKWCQRKLQAELKIGSFFWIQNVSLKFQQHQQTVEIDSLWISSKLLSHDLPHYVALCFGEVRIRTDLQKVSGLFAPFSQSAGAHQKELSFSPSLLKIFCQLFSIHVDSINIMVLKVATSESLWHIQIRESSFLLDSDGKRLKCEVSLSQINSKVLKSGQLEDTCLAELSLALKLCLEVGLNSWQLKAVTVDVWTLHAELHEGLFHSQLLRQGSNLAPKPIPCSEETENLAEPTLPGLYLLQQLPDQVQVKMEVTSVVLSMNSQKRHLNWTLKLLHFLYHRDEDQLPLRSFTANSDMAQMSTELLLKDGLLLSQSRQRIVCLNSLKASVQVTTIDLSASLVLNTCIIHYRHQEFSHWLHMVALETQASSSSVFKQREKRTFPQILAPIIFSTSISNVNISIQLGDTPPFALGFNSICLDYQHLRPQSIHQRGVLTVDHLCWRVGSDSHIQRAPHPPNMHVWGEALVLDSFTLQGSYNQPLGLSSTQSDTLFLDCTIRGLQVEASDTCAQCLSRILFLMGPQSGKSAVSRESSLGESVSLLWKVDLKVEDMNLFTLSALVGASEVRLDTLTVLGSAETSTVGIQGLVLALVKSVTEKMQPCCKAPDIPTPVLSLSMLSITYHSSIRSLEVQCGTGLTLLWSPPDHMYLYQHILATLQCRDLLRATLFPKTVPPLALETPGTTSEPEGRLPEPSPPKRLLNLALEVSTAKLTAFVAEDKFITLAAESVSLSRHGGSLQAYCPELAAGFDGNSIFNFKEVELQLLPELEEMILHRNPFPVLQTLRNRVWLLSLGSLSVEFPYQYDFSRTLDEAVGVQKWLKGLHQGTRAQASPSLAPLPPDLLLKVQHFSWVFLDDIFEVKLRDNYELMKDESKESAKRLQLLDAKVAALRKQHGELLPARKIEELYASLEHKNIEIYIQRSRRLYGNTPMRRALLTWSLVGLELVALADASFHGPERVVEQVRELDPGSPFPAEGVDLVIHWCRMLKCSVKTFLVRIRDYPRYLFEIHDWRLMGRLVGTEQSGQPCSRRRQILHLGLPWGNVAVERNMPPLKFYHDFHSEIFQYTVVWGPCWDPAWTLIGQSVDLLTKPSADPSPPLPWWDKSRLLFHGDWHMDIEQANLHQLATEDPYNTTENMHWEWSHLSFHWKPGQFVFKGDLDVNVRTASKYDDCCFLHLPDLCMTLDLQWLCHGNPYDHHGVTLRAPEFLPEVPLGQLHDSYRAFRSENLNLSIKMDLTQHSGTISQPRILLYSSTLRWMQNFWATWTSVTRPICRGKLFNNLKPSKKKLGQHYKQLSYTALFPQLQVHYWASFAQQRGIQIECSQGHVFTRGTQRLIPQAGTVMRRLISDWSVTQMVSDLSQVTVHLMASPTEENADHCLDPLVTKTHLLSLSSLTYQRHSSRMAEEELSTRVGDPAFHTHQLHLVDLRASWTTTNRDIAFGLYDGYKKAAVLKRNLSTEALKGLKIDPQMPAKKPKQSILTSAPAPPPVSTPSFSGQPDKGSSGGAYMLQKLIEETDRFVVFTEEESGVSDQLCGIAACQTDDIYNRNCLIELVNCQMVLRGAETEGCVIVSAAKAQLLQCQHHPAWYGDTLKQKTSWTCLLDGMQYFATTESSPTEQDGRQLWLEVKNIEEHRQRSLDSVQELMESGQAVGGMVTTTTDWNQPAEAQQAQQVQRIISRCNCRMYYISYSHDIDPELATQIKPPEVHENQEKEDLLKKQEGAVDTFTLIHHELEISTNPAQYAMILDIVNNLLLHVEPKRKEHSEKKQRVRFQLEISSNPEEQRSSILHLQEAVRQHVAQIRQLEKQMYSIMKSLQDDSKNENLLDLNQKLQLQLNQEKANLQLESEELNILIRCFKDFQLQQANKMELRKQQEDVSVVRRTEFYFAQARWCLTEEDGQLGIAELELQRFLYSKVNKSDDTAEHLLELGWFTMNNLLPNAVYKVVLRPQSSCQSGRQLALRLFSKVRPPVGGISVKEHFEVNVVPLTIQLTHQFFHRIMGFFFPGRSVEDDEVGDEEDKSKLVTTGIPVVKPRQLIPTDDAAPLGPGKGVAQGLNRSSGVRRSFRKAPEHPVDDIDKMKERAAMNNSFIYIKIPQVPLCVSYKGEKNSVDWGDLNLVLPCLEYHNNTWTWLDFAMAVKRDSRRALVAQVIKEKLRLKPATGSEVRGKLETKSDLNMQQQEEEEKARLLIGLSVGNKNPGKKSIFGRRK